A region of the Hemicordylus capensis ecotype Gifberg chromosome 9, rHemCap1.1.pri, whole genome shotgun sequence genome:
ACTAAGAGTCCGACTCAGGGGAAGGCCGGTTCATAGACATACAGCCAAGAAAGAGCCGGGTGGGAATCCTGCACCAAAGAGCCCATTTCCCTTTTGACTCCCAGCAAAGGTGAAGAAATAGGTTGGGAGGCATCTGCAAGGAGCTCCTCCTTTCCACTAGCAACATCTTCCCAAGTTTACTGTGTGCCTAAACTTTAGACTACCTGAAATTGCAAAGAAGGTGTTTTGTTTACGTCCTTTCTGCAGCCATCTGGGAACAGGGGCAGAGCAGGTCCAAGAGAGCCATTTACAGACGAGTGACAAGAGAAAACAAAGCAGTCACTGACTCAAACTCACAAAATCCTCCTTGCTGTGCTAAAATCCTGGTTGAACGTGCACAAGCAAGCTTTGGGGTTTTGGACTGTTCTCAAGAAGCCTGGAACGTAGGCTGAGCCTTTAATTGCTTGGCAGAGGTCTTGTctttgaccttctgcatgcaggtgcaggtagaatgctctcccagttgcCATCCTTCTGTGCCACCTTCTCTGAGAAAATATGTGGAAGGCGCCCCAGCTCTCCAAATGCACTAACCAGCACAAGGGATGCCAACGCAAATGGCAAAACACCCGGTAGCAGGCAGAATGTGGCCCTACCCCATAGGCTGAGTTTTGCACCAGTGGCCTCAGCCAAAAGAGTCAACAAGTCCATCACCTTTGTTTTGGGTGTTCTGAGAAAGAGATCTGCTCCAGCAAGCAGACTAGGAAATGCCAGAGAGGAACACATCGCCAGCAATCCTGAgcttaaaaaaacccctaaaGAATTCCCTGCCCCACCTGCAAAAGAGCAAAGCCAATTGAGGGGATGGAGAAAGcaagaagaaaattaaaaagcTGCCCCTGTTCCTTAGGAGTGTAACCATGCAGCAACTGTGGCCATGAGTGGAAAGAGTTAGAGCAGCAAGTGTAGCCATGTCCACTTTGATCAAATGCAAAGTAATTCTGCTGCTATAGATAGTTACAGAGAAGACCACGAGGGGACCAGTCTTGTGGTGGAACAGGGTAGTCCGCAGAGACACGCACTAACTAGGAGGAGGTCCAAGGAACAGGTCCCAAGAACTCCACAGGCAGGCATTTCTAGCTAGTTTGGTTTTCACTAAGTCTAGCTTTGTTTGTAATGTCATTCCAAAGACATTATAATGGGCATTTCAGAAGCAGGTGGTTAATTTCCATCTACAATGAAACGCAGTAATACATAAAGCACAACCTGGAATGCAAACTTTGCAACAGCAGATGGGAAAAACTTGAAGCCATTCTCTTGATTGACCTTTTGGAAGGATATAATTTGCTGATAAGGAGCAGATCCAAATAGGGCCATGGTATCATGAACCACAAAAGAGTGGGGGAAGAGGCAGGTCATGAGGCAACACCATTTATACTAAATGTGTAAACTGCTTGACTACCACAACTGTCACCATTCTGGGAggtgcagcagctctgaaaagtgCTGAGAATTTTCAGTCAGAGAGATCCTGACTCTGCTCACAAAACTACAATTTGAAGTGTTCCTAGGGAGACAGCCAAGTCAGGTAAATTAAAGTTTGTAGCAAGActaccacacacatacacacacactcacactcttacTTCGTCAAAGACAGCGGTGCCTTGAAATGGACCACAAGCACTAAGAGACATATTGAATATTTTGGAGCCAACTTTCCCTCCTAGGAAAAGCCACTTTACTGTAACAAACAAAAGCAAAGGCAGTATAAGAGAAAAACAATCCTGTAGGCTATGCAGCAGTAGTCCAACTATTTCACACAGATGATTTCCAGAGGCATGAAACTCAATTGCTGGGGGAGGGCAAAACCTCCCTGTTTTGCTCCACGTGTCTAGAATCTCTACTGAAAGATTAAAACATCAATGGATTAGGATGATTAAAACATGAATGGTTTCTGAGAAAATTTGCTCCTGCTGCTCATTTCCATCCAGCCACAAAGCCACGACAGCCTCACTGATCCGCTGGAGAAGGGGGAGGGCATATGCTATGTGACACCAGCCAAGACTCCTCCAAAATATGCTCTGGTCCAATCTCAAAATGCCACCAGGAAGAAGTTTAATTCATCGTATCTGTTCTACACTGCTGTAGGAGGCCACAAGCCTCAGCAATTTCCCACCATGAGGGTTTTGTATGCTCCTTCCATGCTCTCAACTGTCTACATCCGTAAATTTTCTCTTCTTGTAATTCTGGACCAGGCTGGAGATGGTGATCTGAGAGGCCTGGCCCATCTCCCAGCTCTGGAAGTCATTCAGTCCCTTCTGACCAGCCTGAAACAAGCCCCGCTCCAGTTCGTCCATCCGGGCCACCAGCGCAGAGGTATCCTCGTTGTACGTGTTCTGGGAGGAGTCCATGATGCGACGGAATCGACCAATGAATGTCTAACAGGGGAAAGAAAGTTACTCAGAATGCAAGGAAGTCCTTCGGGGGCTGAAGGGCCATGGCTGTGGGCAACTGAAAAGAGTCCAGGTTGTACCctaacccgccctgagccattttggaaaggcggtatacaaatcaaataaataaatacctctcTGGGGACTGCACACAGAGCCAACAATAATTAGGGCAACGCTAATAAAAGGGCACGGCTAGAGAGCTCAAGTTGCAATTTTAGGGCACATCAACATCTCAGCCATATTGTGTTATACATCAACTGGCATTTTAGTGTATGCATTAAATTTTCTCCTATCGGCAATCAGCACTCACCAGTGTCGTGGTGTGGGGATCATTCACCCACAAGTCTCCTGCAAAAGCAACTAGTGCCCCTTTAAGGAGTTGTTTTCACCTCCACTTTTGATCATTATTAACCTTACTGTCATTTGATCATTATTAACCTTACTGTAGGCTCATTCAATGGACATCAGAATTAAACAGGAAGCACACATGCACTCTAAgtggagctgtccatggttcCCATTCTTTCAGAGAAGTAGATTTAATtattaattcagattaaatcaTTTAATTATGTATAATTCTGACTACTCAATTCTTAACCATAACTGTCTGCAAACACAGAAATCCTCATAAAACCTATTAAGCCATTACAAAAGGGGGGAATTCTGATCTTGAAAGCCATGGCTTGAAAATCAAATATTTAATTAGCCTGACCTGACTTCAGGATCTCTGAACTTGGAGCTGACTACTTGACTTGAACCTACAGCTTCCAAGACTGGTTACACTGAGAATGTTTCTACTAACTTGATATGTTTTATCTGGATTTAATTGTCTGCTGTCTGCTTATGGATTATCACAGATACTGGATTAGACTGAATGTCTTTAAATAATTAGATGAACCTTTTGGTAACTATTGCCTCTGCTTTGGGGTTGTGTCTATGCTTTTCAAATAACCTGCTCTCACAGTATTCTACTGGCCCATCTGTGGAGCCAGATCAGTGGCAAAGATTGGGTTCTtcaagaaaggaagggaatcATTCCTTTCCAGCTCTCCCTGACTTCCCCAGCCCTTTCTCCTAGCTACCTATGTCACACCAAAAGTGTGCCAGGTAATGCTGTGCTGCCTGAAGGAGAAGCCAGGTGGGAGGACAGCAATACAAGCTCAATCAGGGAGGTAGttcaaggctgctgctgctgctgctgccaccactgcagctCCTGTGCTGCTCCAGTCCAGCTGCCATTTGGAACAGGCCTCCTTAAGGTCCCCATCCATTTGATGTAGCAGAGCACAGCCAGGGGGAGCAACTGGTAAAAGAGGCCAGACAGTTGTCACAGCTAGCAACCTCTCTCTTTTCCCTGGGCTCCAGAAAATCCAGACTGTACAACTTACATAATTTATTAAACACAGAAAAGTCTAAGTGAGCAATCTGGATTTTGCATGGTAAGCAGGCAGAACAGATACAGAATGTTACCAACTCTCAGAAAGTACAAGGGAGAGGCCAGCTACACACAGCAAAGCAGATGGAAAGAAGatcagaagcagcagagagcagaagtCTTCTACTGAGATTAGTGCTTTACCTGCAGTACGGTCTGAGCTAGTTCAGTATTTTGAGGACTGTCAAAATTCAGGAGCTGGGAGCCAAGTCCATAGTAGTAGGGCCCCAGTTTATGCAGATCAACCACGTTAGCATCGGCATTGAACACTGTCCGCCAGCTCTCCTTGTAGATTTTCGGCAGCTCAACAGAAATGATCCTCCGCTTGTTCTCATACAGTCCTTTGGCCAGCCAGAGGGGAATTTCCAGCCTGGAACCCTGCATGCCCCACAGAAACAAAGACAAGTGAAAAACAAGAACACAGGAGATGTTTCAAGACTCTTAATATTACTATGAGAGAACTGCCCTGAAATCTCCAATGAGTTTAAACTGCCTCCCCAAATGAGCATATCGATATAGAATAGTGGGACTTGCAACCATCTACTTGTTGCATCAGCTGCCAAAGAGTGTTCCAGAGTAATTACTACAGCTCGAGGCAGTCATGAGCAAGTGTCGGCCATGGCCTCAAGAGCCCCTGGCCTGGAAATAAATGGTGTGGGGCTCAAGAGCATGAGACAGATTCTTGTGTGCATTTCTGCAAGGAACACAGCCCTCATGCAGAAAAGCATTTGCAGGAGGTGATCCCAAATTTACATTacagtaaaaaattaaaaatggaagtTAAAAGCTCCCGACTTAGGAGTTTCTGTGATTTGGCAACAGGTGGCAGTTTACACAAGCTCTGTAGCAGCAGAGCCTCCTACGTGCAAGAGTGAAATTATATGCAGGAGCAGAACACAGCAGGCCTATTCAGCCTTCAGGATTTCTCTTAGTGTCTAAAGTCTAACCTTACGAAGTTGTCCTGACCCACACTCAGCAGGAGCAGCCCCCTCAAGCTGCAATATGGGGGCAGCCAGCTGTATTTATAGTGGCAGGGCAAAAGCCTTTTTAGAACATTTAAGGAGCtgaacaaaaaaaaccctgcattGTTAATACACAAGCAGGGCAGCCGCTCCCGCCTATGCGGCTGTCTCTTGCTGAGGCGCGGGATGAGGCCACCCAGTTACAGCTACGTTAACAGCCTGAGTACTGCCATTGTTTTTTTACGGGCAAGAACTCCTTCCAAAGGAATCTGGGAGCTGGGCACTGTGCGCGAGTCTAGGTTTCCTGAGTCTATGTGGGCAACACCGGCCCGGACGGAAGCCGATTTGAAGCGGCTTCCGTTTGGCGCCCTCCCCGGGGGGTgccgggagctgtagtcccaacgCCCATGCCGCCAAGCGGGCGTTATTACCTCACCTCAGGGACGGCAGCGCCGGGCTCAGGGGCGGCCTTGCCTAGCACAGCGGCCAGGCGAGGCAAGGAGGTCTCGGCTCGACAAGGCAGCCTTTCCTGGGACATGAGAATGTCTGCCAACGAGAGAAAGTTCTCTTCGGGCCCCAGCCCGGCCTCCACCGGCGAATAGGCCTCGAACATGGCGCCGCCGACTCAGAGAGAAAGTGGCGCCTTCAAGCGCACGCCGCACGCATGcgcaagggggcggggctggtgaCGTCGAACCTCCCCGCCCCATCCGGGTCTCCGCCAAAGGTCGAGCCCGAGCGGTCGCTTTCGGCGCCGGGCTGAGCAGGCAGGTGATGCACCCGCTCCCACCCCCAGCGTCCCCCGCAGGGTGTGTCCTCCTCCTTCATTCGTCCCCCACTTTGCACAGCCCGAGGCTGGGTCCGTAGTTCTCTGACGTAGATAGGAACATAACATAGGGCAGCTGccactactgagtcagacccttggtccacctagctcaggattgtcttcacagactggcagcggcttctccaaggttgcaggcaggagtctctctcagccctctcttggagatgctgccagggagggaacttgggaccttctgcattcaagcatgtagattctcttcccagagcagccccattatccaCTCAGAGGAATGTCTTGCAGCGcttgctcacatgtagcctcccatccaaatgcaaaccagggtgggccctgcttagcaaaggggacaagtcgtacttgctaccacaagaccagctctcctctagcagTTCCCAGTCTCGGGTCCCGCCTCTTGTTGGGCCACAAACTGCCCTcatccccaggctgcagccaccGTGGCCAAAGGCAAGGCTACCCAGAGGGAGGGGCAACTTGCCTCgggcccctccccccacaaactaAGCCCCGCCCCATCTCAGCTCCATCTGGCTGGCTCCtttcccagccagccctccctgtGAGACCCTCTTGCTATACCCCACTCCCCAGCTAGGCCTGGCCGGTCCCAGCCCAGCTGTCACCTTCACATTGATTGGCTGAAACCTCCACCTGCAGAGTTCCTTCTGCTTTAATCTGATTGGACAGGGCCTTTACCTGGGGGACCTTCTCATTGGTCGGTTTGGGGCTACCACCCCAAAATAAACCCCGAAGCTCTGTGCAGACTTCCAAGAGAGGCAGGTAGCACCAGCCAGCCAAGCAGACAGACCTTCCCTTGACAACAGTGGAAGAACTGCCTCCAGCATTGTGGCCTAAACCAAGCTAGCACAGAGGAATTCCTCACACACATCCTGTGGACAGGCAGGACCCTCCACTGCCCTGCACGGAGGTTTTGCTGGCTGCACCTTGCACAGCTCTGTAGGGAGGAGGCCTCCCAGCGTGGGGTTTTAAAACCAGCCTTGATAaggtgcctcctccctccttgcccACCTCAATACCCCGGGCGAGGGGCAGCTACACAAGAGGCTTGCGCGAgtttctgtctgtttgtttgtttgttgcatttttataccgcctttctgccttgacaaaggcacccaaagcagtttgcgATATTAAAACAAGGGAATTACATACGATTAATAAACCGTCATCTCAGGCTGTTGTttttttcaggagctgaggacaagagcttgcATTTTTAAACTGGGGCAGGAAGCTAGTGGGCATTTGGGTGTCAGTGTCCCCCAGTAAGTTATCAGCAGTTCTCCAGCCTCCCTTTGAAAGGATGGAGGACATTGGGGAGATGGTTGCTCAGCAGCTTTGGGCACCCCATCCCCGGATGCTTTTTTCTTGGGCCCCTGCCCATCTTCTGGCctccggggcggggcgggggcggggggggcttccGTCCATCCCGGTGCTTGCTTCCCATCCCTCCCCCCAGTTCAGCTATTTGTGAATAATCAGCACATGATAAAAGCAAGCCTCCTCTCTCCTTGCAAGGAAAAGAGCCCTGTCAAAGGCGGCTCCCTTCCCACCACTTAAGGCAGTGGGGAATGTTCAACAGTTTCCTTTGTGGCCTGAAAGAGGGGCTGCAGGGAGCATTCTGCAGGTGATTATTTTTGtaggcaattattattattattattattattattatcactactactactactactaggaggGAAATGTGTGCTTTGAAAAGGGAaatggagaaaagaaaaccaggCTGCTTGGTGTTAACCATGCCAGAGATTCCCACGAACGGGCAGCAGCACA
Encoded here:
- the GINS3 gene encoding DNA replication complex GINS protein PSF3, which translates into the protein MFEAYSPVEAGLGPEENFLSLADILMSQERLPCRAETSLPRLAAVLGKAAPEPGAAVPEGSRLEIPLWLAKGLYENKRRIISVELPKIYKESWRTVFNADANVVDLHKLGPYYYGLGSQLLNFDSPQNTELAQTVLQTFIGRFRRIMDSSQNTYNEDTSALVARMDELERGLFQAGQKGLNDFQSWEMGQASQITISSLVQNYKKRKFTDVDS